From the Aspergillus puulaauensis MK2 DNA, chromosome 1, nearly complete sequence genome, the window ACTTGGATTACTGCGAGGCTCAAATCGCAATGTCGAACAAGGAGCCAGAATGCTACCCGGAGATTGGAAAGGCATCGGCCGAGGAATTGGTGAGAATATACTTCACAAGACTGAACAAGAACCGTATACTAACATGACAAAGCTCACCTACCTCCGCCGCATGACTGGAACCCAAGTCCGTGCCATTCCCGCAAGCGATTTGGAAGCCCCTCGCAGACCAAACGAATCCAGGGCCTGGGATCATAGAAACCTCTGGTGTGTCGACTGCCGCAAGTCTTGCCCTATCTGTAACACGACCTGCTGTGTCAAAGAAGAACTGGCGCAGAAAGCGGCCAACGAAAGCTTGGATCCAGAGAAGGTCCACCAAGCAAAGCGTCTTAGGAAGATAATCGAGCATCTTGGGACCCACGCTAAAGATGTCAGTACTTTTGCGCAGTGTACACCTCCCGATGGGTGTGGACGATACGTATGCGCCAGCTGCTCCGGTGTTTGCCCAAGCGAGATATGTCGGGATATCCAATGCAAGGTAAGCACAAGCAATCATCGACTGCAAAACATTGATACAACATCGCTAATGGAACATGTCCACTGGTACAGGAGTGCAAGCCGGATCCCTGGGCTTCCTGCGATTGGCACGATTGATCATTGCACAAAATCGCTGGATCTAGATCGACACTTCCAAGAGGAATGTTTTGTACGCCAGAGTATCTAGCATCTTAGATTTCCGGTAATCGTTTTGATAATCCCAGCCAGGAATTGGTATGCATGTCCAAGATAGTGAGGACGATGCAATTAAATTGGGAGGGTTGAATGAGCCTATGAGATGTCTCAATAACAAAGTGTCCACGACATGTGAaaaatacaaaaaaaaaaggaaagagcgCCGAGAATGAATATGAGACTATATTAATAGCACCGAAATTACCAATTCGTAGAAAAACCCCAATCTCGTAGAATAGTTCCGTATAGTTTGTATAGCCCGCCGTCGAAGGGGTCAAGGGCAGAGCGAGGTCACGTGTGGCGCTTAGCGAGCTCCACACCGCACCACCACAGAATTGTGCCAGTCTCGCGAAGTACGCCGCCGAAGAGACCGATTCGACTCAACCACCCAACGCCAATCGACAACATCTCGTCCCAACCGGTCGCGCATCTCTCACGTTCAAGATGCGTACCTACGACGATTCTTTCAGCGGTCAAAAGATCTACCCCGGAAAGGTGCGTTTTGTCCTCCCGCCAAACAACCCGTTCGATGAATTGCCTCGCCCCGACCGAAGGTCTTCACAGGCTGCACGATCGATCAAAACCATCGCCAATGCAAAATCTATATATGAGGATGTTTGTTGACAGATTGGTTTTTTCTTGAAACAGGGTAAGCTGTTCGTCCGTGGCGACAGCAAGATCTTCCGCTTCCAGAATGGAAAGTCCGAATCCCTTTTCCTCCAGCGCAAGAACCCTCGCCGGATAGCTTGGACTGTTCTCTTCCGTCGCCAGCACAAGAAGGGTATCTCTGAGGTCGGTACcgccttttttctttcatcaCTGGGTTGAATTCGAGTTATTGGGGAATGTTGTGTTCAAGAAGCGGGATGGGTTTGCCCCTCGCGATATAGGGGTGGAACGTGAAAATTGGAACTACTTTAAGAAACTTGGGGGATAACTTTGCCAAATGAGTGATAGAAAGCTGACGGATGATTTCACCGTGAACAGGAAGTTGCTAAGAAGCGTACCCGCCGTGCCGTCAAGCACCAGCGTGGCATCGTCGGTGCCTCCCTCGACGTGATCAAGGAGCGCCGTTCTCAGCGCCCCGAGGCCCGTGCCGCTGTCCGCCAgcaggccatcaaggacgccaaggagaagaaggctgccaccgagagcaagaagaaggccgacaAGGCTAAGTCCGCCGCCTCTGCTGGCAAGGGTGCTGCTCAGCGCATCCAGAGCAAGCAGGGCTCCAAGGGTTCCGCCCCCAAGGTCGCTGCCAAGTCTCGTTAAGGTAAAGATATAACGGTCTGGcttgggattgggaggcgCGGAAGGCAAGCACTTCATGGACGGAATTTGGGAGGTTACTGGAGCTGGAATATGTGTTTTCCCTATCACCCAAAATGAAATGTTTCACAAAACTATCGGCGTACAAGACGGTTTCTTGCGAATTCAACGACTTTCAGATAAGCT encodes:
- the RPL24 gene encoding 60S ribosomal protein eL24 (COG:J;~EggNog:ENOG410PNQT;~InterPro:IPR038630,IPR000988,IPR023442;~PFAM:PF01246), whose protein sequence is MRTYDDSFSGQKIYPGKGKLFVRGDSKIFRFQNGKSESLFLQRKNPRRIAWTVLFRRQHKKGISEEVAKKRTRRAVKHQRGIVGASLDVIKERRSQRPEARAAVRQQAIKDAKEKKAATESKKKADKAKSAASAGKGAAQRIQSKQGSKGSAPKVAAKSR